The nucleotide window ctttgcctttcttgcCACTGAAAGAGCAACAGATGCTTCGCTGAGCTGCAACATGCTGGCAACAAACCTGCAGTAGCCCCAGCAGAGGATAGCAGATGAGAAAACTCCCTGCTTTTCATCATCAGGAGAGCTAGAACCagcaaggtgctgctgctgctttttcccttcaGAGAAAATTCTTTGATGCCTGCAAGATTTGAAGCTCACTTTCTTGTAAAGGAGAAGAGCAGCCTGTGATTGATGCAAAACTCACtataaatgctgatttttttatgtttctacTTGCAAAAGTGACTGAAGAAAAGTCCTGCTCGATTCCCTCCCATGTGCACAGCAACAACTTGGAAGgactccttttccttcttttttctttttttttaaacctgtgctCTATCAGTCCATAATCACTTGTGAATTCAACCCCTTTGCTGACAATGAATACCACACactttgccttttcatttcagcCCGTGCTGCTTAATGTCACTGAAGACTTCAATGACTCAACTCTGAGCAACAGAAGCAGTGATGGATTTTGTGAGCAGGTCTTCATAAAAGCTGAGGTCTTCTTGACTTTAGGGATCATCAGCCTCCTGGAAAACATCCTTGTCATTCTTGCAGTGCTGAAGAATGGAAACCTACATTCTCCCATGTATTTCTTCCTTTGTAGCTTGGCTGTGGCAGATATGTTAGTGAGCATGTCAAATGCCTTGGAGACTATCATGATCGCCATCCTGAGCAACGGCTATTTGATCATTGATGACCACTTTATTCAGCATATGGACAATGTTTTTGACTCAATGATTTGTATTTCTTTGGTAGCCTCAATTTGCAACCTCTTGGTTATAGCCATTGACAGGTACATAACTATTTTCTATGCTCTCCGTTACCACAGCATCATGACTGTGAAGAAAGCTTTAACCCTGATTGTGGTCATTTGGATTGCTTGTATCATCTGTGGCATCATATTCATTGCCTACTCGGAAAGCAAAACTGTCATTGTCTGTCTCATCACCATGTTCTTTACCATGCTCTTTCTCATGGCCTCCCTCTATGTTCACATGTTCTTGTTTGCACGCCTGCATGTTAAGCGGATTGCCGCCCTCCCCGTGGATGGGGTGCCCTACCAGCGTACCTGCATGAAGGGAGCTGTCACCATCACTATATTACTTGGTGTCTTCATTGTTTGCTGGGCACCTTTCTTCCTTCACCTCATTCTCATCATTTCTTGCCCAATGAATCCATACTGCATCTGCTACACTTCACACTTCAATACCTATCTGGTCTTGATAATGTGCAACTCAGTAATTGATCCACTCATTTATGCTTTCCGGAGTCTGGAGATGAGAAAGACTTTCAAAGAAATAGTGTGTTGCTGTTACGGCATGAGTGTGGGACAGTGCATGCTGTAAACATCTGGCTTTGTGTTGACAATAGAGAGGATACACACAATaggtgtataaatatatatttatctaGATACATAGCAGCTCCACTTTAAAAGCAGTACCTGAAGGaaggacacaggaaaaaaataaccttctACTTGATGCCTTGATTCAcgcttttcaaaatgaaaaccagattcaaccaaattatttgaaattatttaaatagttaTAACAGAAGGAAATCCAGAGTGGCTTAGAAAATAGCTTGAGAAACTTACTGGAAAAATGAATCCTGAAAGGGAATACGACCTTACAGAGGCCGAAATAATATTCTCTCTACCATTCATTTGTACCTGTTGCTTTATCTCTGTGCCACTATCAACACGTCAGTGTTTCCTAAAAGATTCCATTAGTTACCTCTACGGAAAGCTATTCACTTGCAAGACAGATCCAAACACCAGCAGGTAACAGCATTGCTCTACGCTTGCTCCTATGCCTCCACCTTTTATTGAAAGAATAGATTGATATTTATGCTGCTTGCTGTAAAGCAACCTGAGGAAAATTTTTGAAGGGTAAAAGTAAACATTCCTCTTGCACTGAGATATTCTTTCAATAAAAATCGCTTAAGTGAAAAGGAACAGCTACCGTATCAGTGATAGTGTAACTTAAACAGCTACCTGATAGAAGTGACTCTATGAAGAAGGCATTTACATTACTTATTGTGATACAGGAGTATTATATcctcaaatttttaatttttttttaaaactggaatgcACTGATTAATGTAGTGTTTTGTATGTTAATAAAATAAGTCACAGAAATCTCCTTTTGATAAATCGTCACCAATGAGACCCATTCTTAGAAAATTTTGAACACTACACAGATCTGAacataatgaataaataaaatgcaaaatagttTGAATTTAGCTTTGTGTAAAAGCTGCATGGGGTCCTTAGAGATATCCATTTGGCTAAGTTAGGTACCTGAAAGAAATAAGATGCGTATGGCAGATACGACTTCTAAGCATTGAGAAATGTATGTCACGGGTCAGTCACTTTTTACTTAAAGAGCTTTACACTGAGTTCAGTGGATGGACACTCCTGCACTAGAAACAAGAAAGCACTATGCTATCTGCAATCATTTTCAAACTCTTTGTGCAAGTTAGTGGCATGTAAAGCATGCAACTTCAGCTACAATAATTTAGGTTTTGCCTCTGCTTTTTATGGGAATAAACCATGTAAGTGGCCTTCAAGTAGCATATTGTAACTGAGCAAAGGCTGCCACGATTTGTATATAATACAGCATACAGGCAGTATCACAGACCATGCCAGACTAAGAAAACTCTAAGCCATTCTAAAGTGTACTTAGCACCTTTCTGGTATCTCACTTTTAGGAGGGGCAGTAACCCGAAACCCTCAGGGTTGTCTATTGCTTTCAAAAATCCAAAAGATCTCATTAGACTTCAgcctattatttttttccccctcatttgaGTGGAGTTGCTAGGTGGTTGTTATTTCTGGGGCTCCCCTCTGTCAGTTTAGGAAGAGTTATCCAGACCAGAGCTTCCCAATCTACTCTGCCTCCAGTTCTGCCTCCACACACTAGTCCTGGTACAACCCAGGCTGATACTGTTTCACTGCTACCGGCTCCAGAACCCAGCTCTGACTGTCTGTGGGGAAGACATGTCCCACAGTTTGCAAATACTGGCCCATGTCTGACTGTGTTTTATTCTCAGCATCCTACAACCTTATGGAGTGTATACTTTTCATGGGGCCAAGAACCATGTCTCCCTGTGCTCTAGCCACACTCTGCCCACCAGCCCAAACCAATCTCATGCTATTTCCCTTGCCCTCTGATCACACCCTAAATTCCCTAATCGAGTTCTCATTTCCTCCCATAATCCCATCCTCCAGAGTTCCACCTTCCCAACCCTCCCACTATTTCCACACTGACCTGATCTCATAacccttaattttaaaaaaactaaactaaaaaaaaaaaaccacaccaaggCCACCATGGAGCATGTGGCAGAACAGGCACAGATGAAAACTCTCCCACGTTTCAGGTAGAGACCAGAGAAAATCCCGACAACTGACAAGTAAGCTAAATCTGACTGCTTTCAGCCTTATCAGTCTCACAACTTACAGTTCGGCAGTACTAAGATCTGTTCTGTTGGTTCAGCCTGTCTTATTTCTGCAACACCTGATGTGGCGCGTTAAGATGAACTGAAACAAATCAGCATAGGAAACCACACAACTGACCTTTCGTGCTGTGGAAAGACTGTACCTACCTGTTGTGAAAAACTCTACCTGTTGTCAGTGTTATGTACCTTTATACACTTGAGCATGGTTTGCCATAATGTTCTGCCTCAGCTTATTGTGTATTTAGCTTTTATTGCACCTGATGTCCTAgttatttctctttttgaaagTGATTTTAGATGAGACTGATTCATACTGTGCTTTGCCTTTAAGCAAAAAATACATCTGTTGAATAAAACAATCTGAAGACATCACTCAGCATTGCGTTTGCTTCTGTCAGAGCACCGTGCCCTGTCAAACCACAGTCCTGGTGGTCTGGGTCACAAAACTAGAAATAGAGTCTAACACTGGGCAGAAACCTCCTAATTCTACATGCTGTCCACAGAGCTACacaaaaaggagcaaaaaagcCAGACTTCTCCATCTCACATGTAAACATCACGGAAAGAGAATCCATAAAATCCCCCAAAGTTCTCTCATACTTTCTGGCACCAGCCAGTGAAGGTGCAGCTCCTCCCCACAGGTTATCCATGGGGATGGATGGCGGGTTTACCCAACCTCAGTTCCAGATTCACAACTCTTAACTCATACTTCGGAAATCCATGGTGCAGCCTTCTGCATGGAGCCGGGATGGTAGCCATCACAAGCCTGTCTGtgatgggaagggaaagaaagtctCCATGGGACTGAACCCCACAATAGGAGGTAGTAAATGAATACTAATAGCTACAGCTCCAGGTGTGAAATGGAATTGAAGGGAAGAACAGAACTGCACTCTAAAGAAATATCACTGCAATCAGTTGCTGTAGGACAGATCTTTACACTCTGCTGAGAAGGCAGTCCTGGAACGGGTGTTTAGCCATCCTCAGGCTTCAGGGACAGAGCTGAGTCTCAAGTCAAGACTCATCTAAGAGATACAAGGACTGGAATGTCAGCAGAAGCCCCCCAAAACTGTATCATTTCCCAGCAGCAGTGCACCCTATAGATGTGTACATACAGCAGAACAAAGACATCGCAGCAACACATGCTGGTACAGGGCAGCAGTCCTTAACATATGCTAGTAACTAGAGCGACATTTCTATCTGCTGAGAATCTGCCCCTGTTTATAATTGCAGCGAAACGTGAACACTTGGATTTGTTACTATTAAGCTAATGTATAAGACAGTCATAAGAAGTGTTTCTTCCCTGGTAAGAGTGCTGGGCTGAACAAGATAATGGCAGTCTGAAATAATACCCTTTTCATCTAAAGGTGTCACTTATGTGGATTTAATGATTCagtttttctgcaagaaaatcaGGCAGTTCATGAGCACTGTAGGATTATCTTTTGCTCAAAGACTTGTTAGAAAACCCTCATATATTCAGACAAATATTTGAATTTGCAGGGGCATGAGTTATCCCACTAAGTCAACTCAACACAGCATATTCTGCAAATTACAGCCAGGTTTCTTCTTtcataaaaaaatcagcactATGCATGCAA belongs to Accipiter gentilis chromosome 14, bAccGen1.1, whole genome shotgun sequence and includes:
- the MC3R gene encoding melanocortin receptor 3, whose protein sequence is MNTTHFAFSFQPVLLNVTEDFNDSTLSNRSSDGFCEQVFIKAEVFLTLGIISLLENILVILAVLKNGNLHSPMYFFLCSLAVADMLVSMSNALETIMIAILSNGYLIIDDHFIQHMDNVFDSMICISLVASICNLLVIAIDRYITIFYALRYHSIMTVKKALTLIVVIWIACIICGIIFIAYSESKTVIVCLITMFFTMLFLMASLYVHMFLFARLHVKRIAALPVDGVPYQRTCMKGAVTITILLGVFIVCWAPFFLHLILIISCPMNPYCICYTSHFNTYLVLIMCNSVIDPLIYAFRSLEMRKTFKEIVCCCYGMSVGQCML